Proteins encoded within one genomic window of Candidatus Peregrinibacteria bacterium:
- a CDS encoding type II toxin-antitoxin system HicB family antitoxin, which yields MKIHVYSAVVYKEEDLYVAECPEVGTASQGATFEDAIANLKEATELYLEEFPVTNKAVPFLTTFEVSHA from the coding sequence ATGAAAATTCACGTATATTCAGCTGTGGTTTATAAAGAAGAAGATCTTTATGTAGCCGAATGTCCCGAGGTGGGTACGGCGAGCCAGGGAGCAACATTTGAAGATGCAATTGCAAATTTAAAAGAGGCAACTGAGCTTTATTTGGAAGAGTTTCCAGTCACGAACAAAGCGGTTCCTTTTCTTACAACTTTCGAAGTGAGTCATGCCTAA
- a CDS encoding type II toxin-antitoxin system HicA family toxin yields MPKFKRISGKQMIKFLEGLGFFVVRQKGSHVVLKIQDKHGSYGCVVPLHKELASGTIGSILKQAQISKDQFMSLF; encoded by the coding sequence ATGCCTAAATTCAAAAGAATATCAGGCAAACAGATGATCAAATTCCTAGAAGGGCTTGGTTTTTTTGTAGTACGGCAAAAAGGGAGCCATGTCGTTTTGAAGATTCAAGACAAGCATGGCTCATATGGATGCGTCGTACCTCTACATAAAGAACTTGCATCAGGGACAATTGGTTCTATCTTGAAACAAGCGCAAATTTCAAAAGATCAATTTATGTCTTTATTTTAG